DNA sequence from the Bradyrhizobium diazoefficiens genome:
GATCAGGTCTATGCCGGCGGCCTCAAGCCGATGGAGTTCGGCGGCAGCAACGGCACGGCCGATATCACTAAGGCGGTGCTCGCGGCGCTGTAGCTAACCCATCAAGGAAAGGGGCCTCGCGGCCCCTTTGTCATTTACCAGCGGCGCCAGTGGCGGTGACCCCAGCCCCAGGGACGTCCGTAGAACCGGCGCGGGCCATAGAAGCCGTACGCGCCGTAATAATTCGGACGCCACCAGCAGCGGCCCCAGGGGTTACAGACCCAGCGCACCTGATCGACATGTGCGGCCGGACCGCTTGCAATCTGGTTCGCCTGCGGGATGCCATTCGGCATTGCCGCGAGCGCTTGTCCCGACGCGAGCGCGGCGCCGCCCATGAGAGCCAGACCAAGAACAGCAAGTTTGAGTTTCATCGCAATCTCCCTCGTTGGTGGCGGAAGAACTTGCGAGGGATCAACTGGTTGCTATCGCGGCGCAAGCGCGCGAGGAATTTAATCTTCGTGAATGAAGCTTCAGCTTACTTCCCCTGGAACTGCGGCTCGCGCGCCTTCCATGAAGGCCAGGCGGCCCTCGCCAAATCCCTCCCACATCTCCAGCGACATTGCGTTGCGCTTGCCGGGATTGTTGAAGGTGATCACGCCGACGCCGTCGGTGATTTGCTTGAGGATCTTGCCGGCGGCGTAGCCGCGCGGATGGCGCGCCGGCTCAAATCGAATCCCTCAATCTCGCCCAATCCGGCCGCGCCCCCGCGACGCGGCGGATTGAACATCGGCCGTGAAGGCCGGACCGTCGACCGGCTCAGCTCTCGTTGGCTGCGATCGATTCCATCAGCGACACGAGCTGACGCTGCACCGTCTGATCCTTGATCTTGCTGTAGGCGCGCAGCAGACGGAGGCTGAAAGCCGAGTCCAGGAACAGGAGGCTTTCGACTTCGCGGGCCTTGTTGTCGCCGTCATAGAAGAAGGTCACGGGCACGTCGAGGGCGGTGGCGATCTGCTGAAGCCGAGCTGCGCCGACGCGATTGACGCCCTTCTCGTATTTCTGGACCTGCTGAAAGCTGACACCAAGCTTTTCGCCGAGCTCAGCCTGCGAGATCTTCATCTCGACGCGCCGCAGACGGATCCGCTTGCCGAGCTCGATGTCCGGCTTGCCGGCACTGCGCTGCTTCATTCTCTTCGCCGCTGCTTTCATCTTCTTTTTCACCTTTGTTCTTCGGTTGAAAATCCCCCGAAGAGCTGGGTCAGGGGTTCGCCCATATACGAGTCCTTGAATTCATGCGGATGCACGAACTCTTCCTTAAACCACGGGAAGCGGGCCGGATTGAAAGCTTCGATCAGCCAATCAATCATGTGCCGCACACGCGGAATCCGGCCGCTACCGGGATGGTAGGACAACCAGATATCCAGCGGTCGATTCAACTCGACCTCCAGTGGAATCAACTTCCCGCCAAGCGCAATGGCATAACTCGGGAATACGCCGATTCCGGCTCCATTCGCGACAGCCCAGTAGTTGGCGCTTGAGACGTTCGTCTTCATGACCAGAAGGTCACGTTCCGGAACGCCCGGGAAGAAGCTCTCAAAACTTTCTTTAGCGGCGATCTGATCGGCGAATTGCAGCACCAGGCGGTGCTTGATCAATTCCGCCGCGGAGCGCGGCGCGCCATATTTCTCGACGTAACTCCTGGAGGCCCAGAACATCAGGTGCATGCGGCCGAGCCGCACCAGCTTGACGTCGAGCGCGGAGGGCCGCGACAGATGGATGGCGACGTCGGCCTCGTGGCGGGAGACGTCGGCCGAGCGCATCGCGCAATGCAGGTCGACCAGGATCTTCGGATAGGCTTGCTGGAATTCGACCAGCCGCGGGGCGAGCCAGAATGTGCCGAGACCCTCGGTTACGGCGACACGAACCTCCCCGGACAGGACATTGGTCGTCGAATCGCTGGTGCGCAACACGTCGAAGGCGGCCGCCTCCATACGCTCGACGGCGGAGACCACCAGCGCGCCTTCGTCGGTGAGATGCGTGCCGTGGACGTCGCGGGTAAACAGGGTGGTGCCCGTCTGGCGTTCGAAATCATCGATCCGCCGGCGGACAGCGTTGATCGACAGCGACAAGCGTTCGGCCGCCGAGCGGAAACTGCCGCAGCGGACCACTTCCAGGAATATCCGAGCCGCATCCCAATCCGAGAGGCCGCTGATATTCATTTTTGAGCGTTCTTCCAGAGGAACGCCCCTTTCCGCCAAGGAGTGCATACAAGTCCCTTCCAGTTGCTAAACTGGCAGAATCTAGCGCAAACCACAACCACGGCGGGTTGCGGATAGGCGAGTTTTGAACGCCATCGTTACCGTGCTACAAGTGGTATTTGAGTGTGCCTGGGGCTGGGAATCGGGCGAGTTATCGTTCGGAAGAGGGGTGCGCGTGCGTTCCGTTGCGAGCCTTGATATGGCTGCGGGATTGCCGGGTCCATATGGACCGGGGACGGTCGTGCAAAATGTTGCGCGCCCTCGCGGGATAGATCGATCGCGCCGGCCTGAGCGTTTCATCGTTGATCGGTCCGGCTTGCGTGGCGGGGCGATGCCGCCTGGAACTGCGGTTTCGACGCAGCAACACACTGAAATCGTATTCGAGCGCGCGGACTCCTCGTGCTATCCTTCATTCTCTTGGGGGGCCAAGGGGATCGTTCCAAACACGTCTCACAGGCCGAACTAACGGAAAGAACGCCGGTGTCGCATTCAGACGAACAGTTGCAGTCGGTGCTCGAGACGCTCGAGGAGTGCCGCAAGGTTCTCAACGAGAGCAACAGCCGCGAATCGGCTGAGTTGCTTTCGATCGTCATCCTCGATGTCCGGATGAAGCTCAAAGGAATTGACAGTGCCGACCTGAAGGCATTGTGCGACGAAATGCTGCGGAGCGCTGCCAGCGAACCGCCGCCCCCCTCCAAGCAGACGCAGGACCAGCCCCGGCGTCCGCTGCTCCGCGTGGTGAAGTAGCCGCGCCGCCGATCTCGCGTTTTGGCGAGATTTGTGCGCGTCCCGGTGCCGCATCTGTGATCGCAGATGGCATCGGGAGGAGCCCTGGTTTGATCGCGCCTCTGTTGCGCATTCCCCGGCATCGGCTACACCAGAGCCGGTTCGGCCCAGGCTGCGTGCGCATTCCCCGCGCGCTGGCCCGAGGGCCCGGGATGGCTCCGACTACATCATGCAAAATGTCTCGATCACGGCGGCGCTGATTGCCGGCCTCGTCAGCTTCCTCTCGCCTTGCGTCCTGCCGCTGGTTCCACCCTACCTGATCTATCTCACCGGTGCCACGATCGAGCACGTCGAGAGCGACGAGCCGGCCGCGGCCTCCAAGCGCGCGATCATGATGGCGGCGCTGCTGTTCGTGCTCGGCTTCTCCACGGTGTTCGTGGCGCTCGGCGCCAGCGCCTCGCTGATCGGCGCCCTGATTCGCGCCTGGTCGGCGGAG
Encoded proteins:
- a CDS encoding helix-turn-helix transcriptional regulator is translated as MKQRSAGKPDIELGKRIRLRRVEMKISQAELGEKLGVSFQQVQKYEKGVNRVGAARLQQIATALDVPVTFFYDGDNKAREVESLLFLDSAFSLRLLRAYSKIKDQTVQRQLVSLMESIAANES
- a CDS encoding LysR family transcriptional regulator; protein product: MHSLAERGVPLEERSKMNISGLSDWDAARIFLEVVRCGSFRSAAERLSLSINAVRRRIDDFERQTGTTLFTRDVHGTHLTDEGALVVSAVERMEAAAFDVLRTSDSTTNVLSGEVRVAVTEGLGTFWLAPRLVEFQQAYPKILVDLHCAMRSADVSRHEADVAIHLSRPSALDVKLVRLGRMHLMFWASRSYVEKYGAPRSAAELIKHRLVLQFADQIAAKESFESFFPGVPERDLLVMKTNVSSANYWAVANGAGIGVFPSYAIALGGKLIPLEVELNRPLDIWLSYHPGSGRIPRVRHMIDWLIEAFNPARFPWFKEEFVHPHEFKDSYMGEPLTQLFGGFSTEEQR